One Mycolicibacterium sp. ND9-15 genomic window, CCGTGGCTTGCCCATCACGGCCGGTGGCCCGTCGGGGAGGAATGGCTCTATCAGTCATGGTCGGCGGCGTACCTACCGCTCATGCGGGTGCTGCGGGCGCTGGCCGCCGAGGACCGTCGGCACCAGTTGACGCTGGGCATGACCCCCGTGGTCACCGCGCAACTCGACGACCCGTACTGCCTCTCGGGTATGCACCACTGGCTGGCGAACTGGCGACTTCGGGCGCTGGAGGCGACCACACTCGGAGATCCCCTGCGGCAGTTCGGTGTTCGCGAGCACACCGAAGCCGAGCAGGCGCTCGACGACTTCGCCACGCTGTGGTCCCACGGCGGCAGCCCGCTGCTGCGCGAGTTGGTCGACGCCGACACGATCGAACTGCTCGGTGGGCCGTTGTCGCATCCGTTCCAGCCGCTGCTCAACCCGCGGCTGCGCGAGTTCGCGCTGCGCGAGGGGCTCGCCGACGCCCGACTCCGGTTCGCGCACACGCCGGTTGGCATCTGGGCGCCCGAGTGCGCGTATGCGCCCGGGATGGAACGCGACTATGCCGCAGCGGGTGTCGGCCACTTCATGGTCGACGGCCCATCGCTGCACGGCGACACCGCGCTGGGCCGGCCCGTCGCGTCGTCCGACGTCGTCGCGTTCGGCCGGGATCTGCACGTCAGCTACCGGGTGTGGTCGCCGAAATCCGGCTACCCCGGGCATGCCGCCTACCGCGACTTCCACACCTACGACCACACCACCGGCCTCAAGCCGGCCAGGGTGTCGGGGCGCAACGTGCCGTCGGAGGCCAAGGCGCCGTACGACCCCGAGCGTGCCGACCGAGCGATCGACTCCCATGTCGCCGACTTCGTCGGGGTGGTCCGACAGCGACTGTGCGACGAGAGCGAACGCATCGGACGTCCCGCACACGTCATCGCCGCATTCGACACCGAGTTGTTCGGCCACTGGTGGTACGAGGGTCCGGTGTGGCTGGAACGGGTGCTGCGCGCGCTGCCGGAGGCAGGTGTGCGCGTCGGCACGCTGGCTGACGCGAAGGCCGACGGTTTTCTCGGCGCTGCCGTCGAATTACCGCCCAGCTCCTGGGGTTCCGGTAAGGACTGGCAGGTATGGGCCGGCAAGCAGGT contains:
- a CDS encoding glycoside hydrolase family 57 protein, coding for MTSSDPVPRLDVTGPPVPGLFTFVLHTHLPWLAHHGRWPVGEEWLYQSWSAAYLPLMRVLRALAAEDRRHQLTLGMTPVVTAQLDDPYCLSGMHHWLANWRLRALEATTLGDPLRQFGVREHTEAEQALDDFATLWSHGGSPLLRELVDADTIELLGGPLSHPFQPLLNPRLREFALREGLADARLRFAHTPVGIWAPECAYAPGMERDYAAAGVGHFMVDGPSLHGDTALGRPVASSDVVAFGRDLHVSYRVWSPKSGYPGHAAYRDFHTYDHTTGLKPARVSGRNVPSEAKAPYDPERADRAIDSHVADFVGVVRQRLCDESERIGRPAHVIAAFDTELFGHWWYEGPVWLERVLRALPEAGVRVGTLADAKADGFLGAAVELPPSSWGSGKDWQVWAGKQVADLVQLNSEVVDTALTTVDKTLGETDTSPARNFVADQILRETLLTVSSDWPFMVSKDSAADYARYRAHLHAHATREIADAVASGRHEHAQRLAAGWNRADGLFGALDARRLPK